A region from the Bactrocera dorsalis isolate Fly_Bdor chromosome 1, ASM2337382v1, whole genome shotgun sequence genome encodes:
- the LOC109579820 gene encoding uncharacterized protein LOC109579820, which yields MLRCKVRYWKQMYNKVEEWRKSTGAGIDVGDDVSSIKAKLSQMCPNYKRFSVLFGSKSEVNCVVETYNLKVSQYCSDFSDLVEVVEIPAESSQSSAEPSGSLNEKAEQTTVGAEVATDPPTTPSFLEKVKKRAPKNILSELKDIQKKENSFLSNE from the exons ATGTTGCGCTGCAAGGTCCGGTACTGGAAGCAGATGTATAATAAAGTTGAGGAGTGGCGCAAATCGACTGGTGCTGGAATAGACGTTGGCGATGATGTTTCCTCAATAAAAG caaaactttcacaaatGTGTCCGAATTATAAACGGTTTTCGGTTCTATTTGGGAGTAAATCCGAAGTCAATTGTGTTGTAGAGACGTACAACCTTAAAGTGTCACAATACTGCAGCGATTTTTCAGACCTTGTAGAGGTAGTGGAAATTCCAGCCGAATCATCACAATCATCTGCGGAACCATCGGGTTCACTTAACGAGAAAGCAGAACAGACAACAGTAGGAGCAGAGGTAGCAACAGATCCTCCTACCACTCCGTCGTTcctcgaaaaagtgaaaaaacgtgctccaaaaaatattcttagtgAACTTAAAGATATACAAAAGAAAGAGAACAGTTTTTTGAGCAAcgaatag